A genome region from Chelonia mydas isolate rCheMyd1 chromosome 12, rCheMyd1.pri.v2, whole genome shotgun sequence includes the following:
- the LOC102938507 gene encoding ADP-ribosylation factor-like protein 2-binding protein isoform X1 → MMETLEEENFGVSISSPSDAEFDAVVGYLEDIIMDDDFQLIQRSFMDKHYREFEDTEENKLIYTSIFNEYICLVEKYIEEKLLDRIPGFSMAAFTVSLQQHKDEMAGDIFDMLLTFTDFLAFKEMFLDYRAARPAESTLILAVPKSTHSWENISQGKRRSRSGFKQRVCGNIFKQVLNVVFSEQFTTLVHSCR, encoded by the exons CTCCTCTCCTTCAGATGCAGAATTTGATGCAGTTGTTGGGTATTTAGAAGATATTATAATGG ATGATGATTTCCAGTTAATACAAAGAAGCTTTATGGATAAACACTACCGGGAATTTGAAGATACAGAAGAAAACAAGCTcatctacacttctatttttaatgaatat ATCTGCTTAGTAGAGAAATACATAGAAGAAAAACTACTTGACAGGATTCCTGGTTTTAGTATGGCTGCTTTCACAGTGTCATTACA ACAGCACAAAGACGAGATGGCAGGTGATATATTTGACATGCTTCTCACATTTACTGATTTTCTGGCATTCAAAGAAATGTTCTTGGATTACAGAGCT GCCAGACCAGCAGAGAGCACACTGATTTTAGCTGTGCCTAAGTCTACCCACAGCTGGGAAAACATCAGCCAAG GAAAAAGAAGGTCGAGGTCTGGATTTAAGCAGCGGGTTTGTGGTAACATCTTTAAGCAAGTCCTCAATGTCGTCTTCTCAGAACAGTTTACGACACTAGTTCACAGCTGCAGATGA
- the LOC102938507 gene encoding ADP-ribosylation factor-like protein 2-binding protein isoform X2, with translation MMETLEEENFGVSISSPSDAEFDAVVGYLEDIIMDDDFQLIQRSFMDKHYREFEDTEENKLIYTSIFNEYICLVEKYIEEKLLDRIPGFSMAAFTVSLQQHKDEMAGDIFDMLLTFTDFLAFKEMFLDYRAEKEGRGLDLSSGFVVTSLSKSSMSSSQNSLRH, from the exons CTCCTCTCCTTCAGATGCAGAATTTGATGCAGTTGTTGGGTATTTAGAAGATATTATAATGG ATGATGATTTCCAGTTAATACAAAGAAGCTTTATGGATAAACACTACCGGGAATTTGAAGATACAGAAGAAAACAAGCTcatctacacttctatttttaatgaatat ATCTGCTTAGTAGAGAAATACATAGAAGAAAAACTACTTGACAGGATTCCTGGTTTTAGTATGGCTGCTTTCACAGTGTCATTACA ACAGCACAAAGACGAGATGGCAGGTGATATATTTGACATGCTTCTCACATTTACTGATTTTCTGGCATTCAAAGAAATGTTCTTGGATTACAGAGCT GAAAAAGAAGGTCGAGGTCTGGATTTAAGCAGCGGGTTTGTGGTAACATCTTTAAGCAAGTCCTCAATGTCGTCTTCTCAGAACAGTTTACGACACTAG